One stretch of Chryseobacterium sp. LJ668 DNA includes these proteins:
- a CDS encoding Ig-like domain-containing protein gives MKHFYKLFSLICLVFLLVGYSNFNAQVSAYSFAQSSGTYTPIAGTILGSATGNTSATNLNSEVYSITLPFGFKFNDTSYTSLNVSSNGFITFGTTPPLTSTTAPISVTVAYSGAVSAFGRDINSIFDVAGVTGNISWEVLGTSPNREVVIQWKDFRPTNTTSTTAAYTFSFQIRLQETTNIIKAIYSNGSYLVGSTSYSSTVQVGLRGSTNLDFNTRLNATTTEFINSTAGTANSSVQNFSTTSAIPGMPTAGLTYAWTPPACYVPSGLSLVSTATTSANISWNATSSAPGSGYEVYYSTLNTAPTSSTVPQLQNINTASAVLPSLLPSTVYYVWVRSNCGSGNMSVWSLEPLVFITQCQPPALLTTSGSTVCPNQPATLSATTASGAILTWYDAATAGNVLTTGSSYTTPSLVNTTNYWVTASSIGSDQFVGKTSPTATTGNSTFTNYGLVFDAFGPMTIKEVDVYPMHATSTTGTVTINLKSSAGTILATQVANVNVSVAGILNTITLNFEVPSAGTDYRLVVDAATGISNLRREITTGFAYPYTLPGVCTITAASFGANPSASYYYYLYNWKVAGKCESSRTMVTATVDSNCLSTYETDKKDVIKVYPNPFSEVININKPELVKAISVSELSGKLLRTINQPESVVRLDDLSAGMYILQLDMKDGSTQAIKVIKK, from the coding sequence ATGAAACATTTTTACAAACTCTTTTCATTAATCTGTCTTGTATTTTTACTTGTAGGCTACAGTAATTTTAATGCACAGGTGAGCGCTTACAGCTTTGCGCAATCTTCAGGAACTTATACTCCGATTGCAGGAACGATTTTAGGTTCTGCTACAGGAAATACCTCAGCGACTAATCTTAATAGTGAGGTATATTCTATTACTCTTCCGTTTGGATTTAAATTCAATGATACTTCCTATACATCATTAAATGTTTCTTCCAACGGATTTATTACTTTTGGTACTACACCGCCTCTTACAAGTACTACTGCCCCCATATCTGTAACTGTAGCATATAGCGGAGCTGTTTCGGCATTTGGCAGAGATATCAATAGTATTTTTGATGTAGCTGGAGTTACGGGTAATATCAGCTGGGAAGTTTTGGGCACTTCCCCAAACAGAGAAGTTGTGATACAATGGAAAGACTTTAGGCCTACCAATACGACAAGCACTACAGCGGCATATACTTTTTCATTTCAGATTCGTTTGCAGGAAACCACTAACATTATCAAGGCAATTTATAGCAATGGTTCTTATTTAGTAGGAAGCACATCGTATTCGTCTACTGTTCAGGTTGGCTTAAGAGGAAGCACCAATTTAGATTTTAATACCAGGCTGAATGCAACAACAACAGAATTTATAAATTCTACTGCAGGGACAGCAAACAGCAGTGTTCAGAATTTTAGTACAACCAGCGCAATTCCCGGAATGCCAACTGCGGGTCTTACTTATGCATGGACTCCGCCTGCGTGCTATGTACCGTCTGGGTTATCACTGGTAAGTACTGCCACTACTTCTGCGAACATATCGTGGAATGCTACGTCATCAGCTCCGGGTAGCGGGTATGAAGTTTATTATAGTACATTGAATACTGCTCCTACTTCTTCAACAGTTCCCCAGTTACAAAATATTAATACTGCCTCAGCGGTTTTACCTTCTTTATTGCCTTCAACAGTCTATTATGTTTGGGTAAGATCAAACTGTGGCTCAGGAAATATGAGTGTATGGTCTTTGGAGCCATTGGTATTTATAACCCAATGTCAACCACCTGCTTTACTCACTACTTCTGGCTCAACAGTATGCCCAAACCAGCCTGCTACATTGTCTGCCACAACAGCAAGTGGCGCTATATTGACTTGGTATGATGCCGCTACAGCAGGAAATGTCTTAACAACCGGCTCAAGCTATACCACGCCATCTTTGGTAAACACTACCAATTATTGGGTAACTGCATCTTCTATTGGCTCTGATCAATTCGTTGGAAAGACAAGCCCCACCGCAACAACCGGAAATTCTACCTTTACAAACTATGGTTTGGTTTTCGATGCTTTTGGCCCTATGACAATTAAAGAAGTAGATGTATACCCTATGCACGCAACGAGTACTACAGGTACAGTTACCATCAATTTAAAGAGTTCTGCAGGTACGATTTTAGCAACTCAGGTAGCAAACGTAAATGTATCTGTAGCTGGGATACTAAATACCATTACATTAAATTTTGAGGTTCCTTCTGCAGGTACCGACTACAGATTAGTAGTAGATGCTGCTACCGGAATAAGTAATTTAAGGAGAGAAATTACCACAGGCTTCGCATATCCTTATACATTACCGGGTGTATGTACTATCACTGCTGCGAGTTTTGGAGCAAATCCTAGCGCAAGTTATTACTACTATCTATATAATTGGAAAGTAGCCGGAAAGTGTGAATCATCCAGAACTATGGTAACTGCAACTGTAGACTCTAATTGCCTTTCAACCTATGAAACAGATAAAAAGGATGTAATAAAAGTATATCCTAATCCATTCTCGGAAGTTATAAATATCAACAAACCTGAATTGGTAAAAGCCATCAGCGTTTCTGAGCTTTCGGGGAAATTATTAAGAACAATTAACCAACCGGAATCTGTTGTAAGATTAGATGATCTTTCTGCCGGAATGTATATTTTACAGCTTGATATGAAAGATGGGTCTACACAGGCAATTAAAGTGATAAAAAAATAA
- a CDS encoding RluA family pseudouridine synthase, with protein sequence MEEQIVYEDNHLLVINKKVGQLVQGDKTGDESLLDSIKNFIKIRDDKPGNVFLGLVHRIDRPTSGLVIYAKTSKALSRLTQMVKNREIKKTYWAVVAKEMIPQSQRLIHYLQKNEKNNKAIIFTKVTEGAKESILTYQVIKTLDNYLLLEIDLETGRHHQIRAQLSKTGVPIKGDLKYGAPRSNPDGGINLHARKLEFIHPVTKENIVIIAPVPQNDAIWRACEGDHQI encoded by the coding sequence ATGGAGGAACAAATTGTTTATGAAGACAATCATCTTTTAGTCATCAATAAAAAAGTTGGACAGTTAGTACAGGGAGACAAAACCGGTGACGAATCTCTACTCGATTCCATTAAAAATTTCATAAAAATAAGAGATGACAAGCCGGGAAACGTTTTTCTTGGTCTGGTGCATCGTATAGACCGCCCGACTTCCGGTCTGGTCATTTATGCTAAAACTTCTAAAGCGCTCTCGCGTCTTACTCAGATGGTGAAAAACAGGGAAATCAAAAAAACGTATTGGGCTGTTGTTGCTAAAGAAATGATCCCTCAAAGTCAGAGACTTATTCATTACTTACAAAAGAACGAGAAAAATAATAAAGCGATTATTTTTACTAAGGTTACAGAAGGTGCAAAAGAATCGATTCTTACTTATCAGGTAATTAAAACGTTGGATAATTATCTCCTTCTTGAAATTGATCTTGAAACAGGAAGACATCACCAGATTCGTGCACAGCTATCAAAAACGGGAGTTCCTATCAAAGGTGATCTAAAATACGGAGCACCGCGTTCAAACCCCGATGGCGGAATCAATCTTCATGCTAGAAAGCTTGAATTCATCCATCCGGTTACGAAAGAAAACATTGTTATCATTGCACCGGTTCCTCAGAATGATGCAATTTGGCGGGCTTGCGAGGGTGATCATCAAATTTAA
- the ccoS gene encoding cbb3-type cytochrome oxidase assembly protein CcoS: MDILYLMILCSASLAAVFLIVFIVNARRGQFEDDESPAVRILFEDEVREEKVDSGNKNDKEEKGENNKIEEKSE, translated from the coding sequence ATGGATATTCTATATTTAATGATCTTATGCAGTGCTTCTTTGGCTGCAGTTTTCCTGATCGTTTTTATAGTAAACGCCAGAAGAGGACAGTTTGAAGATGACGAATCTCCGGCTGTAAGAATACTTTTTGAAGATGAGGTAAGAGAGGAAAAGGTAGATTCTGGCAACAAAAACGATAAAGAGGAAAAAGGAGAAAATAATAAAATTGAAGAAAAAAGTGAATAG
- the ccoN gene encoding cytochrome-c oxidase, cbb3-type subunit I encodes METQKFSYDNSIVRAFLYATIVFGIIGFLFGLTAALMLFYPELPEFLFGTDDTTINSLSSGDIQGLINTHGAFGFGRIRMLHTNTVIWAFVCNIVYTGIYYSLQRLLKARMYSDTLSWLHFWTWQLMIVATYITFFMGINTSKEYAEHEWPIDILIAFSWIIFGANMFLTIAKRRVRHLYVAIWFYIGTWIAVAMLHIFNNLEVPLSFGGWKSYSVYAGVKDAIVQWWYGHNAVAFVLTTPVLGLMYYFLPKAADRPVFSYKLSIIHFWSLIFVYIWAGPHHLQYTALPAWVQAVSTGFSIMLIAPSWGGMLNGLLTLRGAWDKVRENPILKFFVVAVTCYGMATFEGPLLATKNINKIGHFTDWVIGHVHLGALGWNGFMAFGVIYYLVPIMWRTKIWSVKLANWHFWLGTLGIIFYAVPMYIAGFTQGLMWKQFNPDGTLLWKNWLDTVTAIIPYYKLRFVGGFLYLSGGLLMVVNVFATVRKGSFQKEVPAEAPALAIITKKRKEGEGTHLWLERMPVLLGILSFITISIGSLIEIVPTLSLDKSVPTISAVKPYSPLELEGRDIYIREGCNACHSQMVRPFRDEIVRFNGKNGQYSKAGEFIYDRPFLWGSKRTGPDLHREGGKNPSSWHYKHMYNPRSTSAGSIMPRYPWLIATNLDRSKMVDKMTLMKKSFDVPYTKAQIDSADKWADNQAAKIVKDIFSEAADLKTEYAKRPDVQLEKKEIVALISYLQRLGTDIKTTEIKTASNN; translated from the coding sequence ATGGAGACACAAAAGTTTAGTTATGACAACAGTATTGTTCGGGCATTCCTATATGCGACCATAGTTTTTGGGATCATAGGGTTTTTGTTTGGGCTTACTGCGGCATTAATGCTTTTCTACCCTGAGCTTCCTGAATTTTTATTCGGGACCGATGATACGACTATCAACAGTCTGTCATCAGGAGATATTCAAGGTTTGATCAACACTCATGGTGCATTTGGTTTCGGAAGAATCAGAATGCTCCACACCAATACTGTAATTTGGGCATTTGTATGTAATATCGTTTATACCGGTATTTATTACTCATTGCAGAGATTACTAAAGGCAAGAATGTACAGTGATACATTATCTTGGCTACATTTCTGGACTTGGCAGTTGATGATTGTTGCTACGTATATCACGTTCTTTATGGGGATCAACACCTCAAAAGAATATGCAGAACATGAATGGCCAATTGATATATTAATCGCATTCTCCTGGATTATTTTCGGGGCGAATATGTTCTTGACGATCGCAAAAAGAAGAGTAAGACACTTGTATGTGGCAATCTGGTTCTATATCGGTACCTGGATAGCAGTAGCAATGCTGCATATCTTCAATAACCTTGAAGTACCATTATCTTTCGGAGGATGGAAATCTTATTCAGTTTATGCAGGGGTGAAAGATGCTATCGTTCAGTGGTGGTATGGTCACAATGCAGTTGCATTTGTACTGACAACACCGGTTTTAGGTTTGATGTATTATTTCTTACCAAAAGCAGCTGACAGACCCGTATTTTCTTATAAACTTTCGATTATTCACTTCTGGTCATTAATTTTCGTTTATATCTGGGCGGGTCCTCACCACCTCCAATACACAGCTCTTCCGGCTTGGGTGCAGGCAGTTTCTACAGGATTCTCTATCATGCTTATCGCTCCATCTTGGGGAGGTATGCTGAATGGTCTTCTTACCTTAAGAGGCGCTTGGGATAAAGTGAGAGAAAACCCGATATTGAAGTTCTTCGTCGTTGCAGTTACCTGTTATGGGATGGCAACTTTTGAAGGACCACTTTTGGCAACAAAAAACATCAATAAAATAGGTCACTTTACCGACTGGGTGATCGGTCACGTACATTTAGGTGCATTAGGATGGAATGGTTTCATGGCATTCGGTGTGATTTACTATTTGGTACCGATCATGTGGAGAACAAAAATCTGGTCCGTAAAATTAGCTAACTGGCATTTCTGGTTAGGTACTTTAGGAATCATTTTCTACGCAGTTCCAATGTATATTGCAGGATTTACCCAAGGTTTGATGTGGAAACAATTCAACCCGGATGGAACATTATTATGGAAAAACTGGCTGGATACGGTAACTGCAATTATTCCTTATTACAAACTAAGATTTGTAGGAGGTTTCTTATATCTTTCCGGAGGTTTATTGATGGTGGTGAACGTATTTGCTACGGTTAGAAAAGGATCATTCCAGAAAGAAGTTCCTGCAGAAGCTCCGGCTTTGGCAATTATTACTAAGAAAAGAAAAGAAGGAGAAGGCACTCACCTTTGGTTAGAAAGAATGCCGGTATTATTAGGTATTTTATCTTTCATCACGATATCTATCGGAAGTTTGATAGAGATTGTTCCTACTCTTTCACTAGACAAAAGTGTCCCTACAATTTCAGCTGTAAAACCTTATTCACCATTAGAATTGGAAGGTAGAGATATTTACATCCGGGAAGGCTGTAACGCTTGTCACTCTCAGATGGTTAGACCATTCAGAGATGAGATCGTAAGATTCAACGGTAAAAACGGACAATATTCTAAGGCGGGGGAATTCATTTATGACAGACCTTTCCTTTGGGGATCTAAAAGAACAGGACCGGATTTGCATAGAGAAGGTGGTAAAAACCCAAGCTCTTGGCATTACAAACACATGTATAACCCAAGATCTACATCTGCTGGTTCTATTATGCCTCGTTACCCTTGGTTGATTGCTACAAACTTAGACAGAAGCAAGATGGTTGACAAAATGACGCTGATGAAAAAATCTTTTGATGTACCTTACACAAAGGCTCAGATAGATTCTGCAGATAAATGGGCAGACAACCAGGCTGCAAAAATTGTAAAAGATATCTTCTCTGAAGCAGCCGATTTAAAAACCGAATATGCAAAAAGACCAGACGTACAGCTTGAGAAAAAAGAAATTGTAGCGTTAATCTCTTATCTGCAAAGATTAGGTACAGATATCAAAACAACAGAAATAAAAACAGCCAGTAATAATTAA
- a CDS encoding heavy metal translocating P-type ATPase translates to MSENCFHCGQDIEKERIPFDDKIFCCNGCKSVYEILNINNLSNFYELNKRAGIRPSDENSSQFDYLDTPEIFEKITDFSEGNTSLVTFKIPVIHCSSCIWLLESLHTLHQDIKYSQVNFTRKTLQVSFNHNDLKLSELAKFLTNLGYKPAISLETAEKNEDHLDKSLLIKLAIAGFAFGNGMFLAFPEYIGGEDYWMDQYKNLFRFLMFLLAIPVVFYSASDYYKSAWYGLKNKIVNIDVPIVLGIFVLFGRSVYEVLTDYGPGYFDTLCGLLFFMLLGKMFQKRTYSSLSYDRDYKSFYPIAVTKVDFGGKQENILLSEIKIGDRILVRNQEIIPVDAVLINGEGNIDNSFITGESESISKQPGDKIFAGGKQVGSSLELEVIKNVDQSYLTQLWNKEAFKKHETGLDTLINEISKYFTFIILGIALISGIYWSFIDLEKMFQVISAILIIACPCALALSSPFTFGHIMRILGRNKFYVKDTLTIEKISKINAIVFDKTGTITQRKKTNIRFEGAEIPEFDLQNIKALLKNSNHPLSKSLYDFIEINDEYFPVENFEEISGKGYEANVRGNTYKIGSAKYSNQESKNLETAVYISKNNEFLGKFIFKNEYRENLRSLFKKLNLYKIFILSGDNSSEETQLKTIIPNVSSMAFNQSPEDKLNYIQNLQNSGMKVAMLGDGLNDAGALKQSNVGIAISDDTNSFTPSSDVIMNGERVSALDNYLNVCKGSMTIVKLTFVISFLYNIVGLSFAVTGNMSPLFAAILMPLSSITVISFTTLSTWILGRRYFKKAK, encoded by the coding sequence GTGAGCGAGAACTGTTTTCATTGTGGACAAGACATAGAAAAGGAAAGAATTCCTTTTGATGACAAAATTTTCTGTTGCAACGGTTGCAAATCTGTCTACGAAATCCTGAATATCAACAATTTAAGTAATTTTTACGAATTAAATAAAAGAGCAGGAATACGCCCAAGCGACGAAAATTCTTCTCAGTTTGATTATCTTGACACTCCGGAAATTTTCGAAAAAATAACAGATTTTTCTGAAGGAAATACAAGTCTGGTGACTTTTAAAATTCCCGTGATTCACTGCTCTTCATGCATCTGGCTTTTGGAAAGTCTGCATACTTTACATCAAGATATTAAATATTCTCAGGTCAATTTTACAAGAAAGACCTTACAGGTATCATTCAATCATAATGATTTAAAATTAAGTGAATTAGCTAAATTTTTAACCAATTTGGGTTACAAACCTGCCATCAGCTTAGAAACTGCAGAAAAAAACGAAGATCATCTCGACAAATCCCTGCTGATAAAACTTGCCATTGCAGGATTTGCTTTCGGGAACGGAATGTTCCTTGCTTTCCCGGAATATATTGGCGGTGAAGATTACTGGATGGATCAATATAAAAATCTATTCAGATTTCTGATGTTTTTGCTGGCTATTCCGGTTGTATTTTATTCCGCATCAGACTATTACAAATCTGCGTGGTATGGTCTGAAAAACAAAATTGTGAATATCGACGTCCCGATTGTGCTGGGAATATTTGTTTTGTTCGGACGTAGTGTTTACGAAGTTCTTACGGATTATGGTCCCGGATATTTTGACACTTTGTGCGGACTTCTTTTCTTTATGCTTTTAGGAAAAATGTTCCAGAAAAGAACGTACAGCTCGCTATCTTACGACAGAGATTATAAATCATTTTATCCAATTGCTGTTACGAAAGTTGATTTTGGAGGAAAACAGGAAAATATTCTACTCTCTGAAATTAAAATTGGCGACAGAATTTTGGTAAGAAATCAGGAGATTATTCCTGTTGACGCTGTTTTGATCAACGGTGAAGGAAATATCGACAACAGTTTTATTACGGGAGAAAGCGAAAGCATCAGCAAGCAGCCAGGAGACAAAATTTTCGCCGGCGGAAAGCAGGTTGGTTCTTCTCTCGAATTGGAAGTCATCAAAAATGTCGATCAAAGTTACCTTACCCAGCTGTGGAACAAGGAAGCATTTAAAAAGCATGAAACAGGACTGGATACGCTGATCAATGAAATCAGCAAATATTTCACGTTTATTATTTTAGGAATTGCTTTGATTTCGGGAATTTACTGGTCATTTATCGATCTGGAAAAGATGTTCCAGGTAATTTCTGCAATTTTGATTATAGCTTGTCCATGTGCATTGGCACTTTCTTCGCCATTTACATTCGGACACATTATGAGAATTCTGGGCCGAAACAAATTTTATGTAAAAGATACGTTGACGATTGAAAAAATTTCAAAAATTAATGCCATCGTTTTTGATAAAACTGGTACCATAACGCAAAGAAAAAAGACCAATATCCGATTTGAAGGTGCAGAAATTCCTGAATTTGACTTACAAAACATTAAAGCACTACTAAAAAACTCTAATCATCCGCTCTCAAAATCTCTGTATGATTTTATAGAAATAAATGATGAATATTTCCCTGTAGAAAATTTTGAAGAAATCTCAGGAAAAGGCTACGAAGCAAATGTGAGAGGAAATACATATAAAATAGGTTCTGCAAAATACAGCAACCAGGAATCTAAAAACCTCGAAACCGCTGTCTATATCAGTAAGAATAATGAATTTTTAGGTAAATTTATTTTTAAAAATGAATATCGCGAAAACCTAAGAAGCCTCTTCAAAAAACTTAATCTTTACAAGATTTTCATATTAAGCGGTGACAATTCTTCTGAAGAAACTCAACTTAAAACAATCATCCCAAATGTCAGTTCCATGGCATTTAACCAGAGCCCTGAAGACAAGCTGAATTACATACAAAACCTGCAAAACAGCGGGATGAAAGTTGCTATGCTCGGAGATGGGCTGAATGACGCAGGAGCACTGAAACAGAGCAACGTGGGAATTGCTATTTCCGATGACACCAACAGCTTTACTCCCTCATCAGACGTTATCATGAATGGTGAAAGAGTCTCAGCTTTAGACAATTATCTTAATGTTTGTAAAGGATCTATGACAATTGTCAAATTAACATTCGTAATCAGTTTTCTTTACAATATTGTCGGATTAAGCTTTGCCGTAACCGGAAATATGTCGCCATTATTTGCTGCGATTCTGATGCCGCTAAGTTCCATTACGGTGATTTCTTTCACAACACTTTCGACCTGGATTTTGGGACGAAGATATTTTAAAAAAGCTAAGTAA
- a CDS encoding Crp/Fnr family transcriptional regulator: MSQEQQIAIEERFARVFNDKSFKERLSNTDFERYLNAQKKLSFQKHDIIFDDGEIPKGVYFIEKGAAKLSKSGSFGKDQILRFIKEGDIIGYRALLCGENFQAKAEAMTDIECTFLPADVFMYLLEVDPQLSFIMLQKISYELGESSNTITFLAQKTVRERLAEILILLEQKLGTDPEGFIKISLTREEIANIIGTATESAIRLISEFKQDSLIEVDGRNIKILNHDKLMKLGHVVL; encoded by the coding sequence ATGTCGCAGGAACAACAGATTGCTATTGAAGAAAGATTTGCCAGGGTTTTTAACGATAAATCCTTCAAAGAGAGGCTATCCAATACTGATTTTGAAAGATACTTGAATGCTCAAAAGAAACTTAGTTTTCAGAAGCACGACATCATCTTTGATGATGGAGAAATTCCGAAAGGCGTTTACTTTATAGAAAAAGGTGCGGCTAAATTATCAAAGTCAGGGTCTTTCGGTAAAGATCAGATTTTAAGGTTTATAAAAGAGGGCGACATCATCGGATATCGTGCTTTGCTTTGTGGAGAAAATTTTCAGGCAAAGGCAGAAGCAATGACCGATATTGAATGTACTTTTTTACCGGCCGACGTTTTTATGTATCTGCTTGAGGTAGATCCTCAGCTCTCGTTTATTATGCTTCAAAAGATCTCTTACGAATTGGGAGAATCTTCTAATACCATCACATTTCTTGCCCAAAAAACGGTAAGAGAAAGACTGGCGGAGATTTTAATTCTTTTAGAACAAAAATTAGGCACAGATCCTGAAGGTTTCATCAAGATTTCTTTAACAAGAGAAGAAATTGCCAATATTATTGGTACTGCTACGGAAAGTGCCATCAGATTGATTTCCGAATTTAAACAGGACAGCCTGATAGAAGTTGACGGCAGAAACATCAAGATTCTGAATCACGATAAGCTCATGAAACTCGGTCACGTAGTTTTATAA
- the panB gene encoding 3-methyl-2-oxobutanoate hydroxymethyltransferase yields MSVHSEIKRVTTETLRKMKFDKEKITMLTAYDFTTAKMVDAGGIDAVLIGDSAANVMAGFETTLPITLDQMIYHTQSVVRGIDRALIVADLPFGTYQSNPDKALESSVRMMKEGGAHAIKIEGGKEISKSIKKIINAGIPVMGHLGLTPQSIYQFGTYKVRAKDEEEAEKLISDAKLLEELGCFSIVLEKIPADLAKKVSESITIPTIGIGAGPDCDGQVLVYHDMVGMNKGFSPKFLRRYLDLYTEITGAVAQYVKDVKSSDFPNQNESY; encoded by the coding sequence ATGTCTGTTCATTCTGAAATTAAAAGAGTTACCACTGAAACCTTGCGGAAAATGAAATTCGATAAGGAGAAAATTACGATGCTTACGGCGTATGATTTTACCACTGCAAAAATGGTTGATGCAGGAGGAATCGATGCCGTATTGATTGGAGATTCTGCAGCGAATGTGATGGCGGGTTTCGAAACTACTTTGCCGATTACATTAGACCAGATGATTTATCATACCCAAAGTGTAGTGCGCGGAATTGACAGAGCTTTGATCGTTGCTGATCTGCCTTTCGGAACTTACCAGAGCAATCCTGATAAGGCATTAGAATCATCAGTAAGAATGATGAAAGAGGGTGGTGCTCACGCCATTAAAATTGAAGGTGGAAAAGAAATATCAAAATCCATAAAAAAAATAATCAATGCCGGAATTCCTGTAATGGGACATTTGGGATTGACACCGCAGTCTATTTATCAGTTCGGAACATATAAAGTAAGAGCTAAAGACGAAGAAGAGGCTGAAAAATTAATCAGTGATGCAAAGCTTTTGGAAGAATTGGGTTGTTTTTCTATTGTTTTAGAAAAAATTCCTGCAGATCTTGCTAAAAAAGTTTCGGAAAGCATCACAATTCCAACAATCGGAATCGGAGCGGGTCCTGATTGCGACGGTCAGGTTTTGGTATACCATGATATGGTAGGAATGAACAAAGGTTTTTCACCAAAATTTTTAAGAAGATACCTCGATCTGTACACAGAAATTACCGGAGCTGTCGCTCAGTACGTGAAAGACGTAAAAAGTTCCGATTTTCCTAATCAAAATGAAAGTTACTAA